A part of Myxococcus landrumus genomic DNA contains:
- a CDS encoding NADPH-dependent FMN reductase, giving the protein MTAPRILAISGTLRTDGFNRHLLAAGVAKARELGADVDVLDLKLLNLPIYDGDVEAQGLPASVVELRERVAQAQGFLISSPEYNSSIPGGLKNAIDWASRAPGKRFQGKWAAIMGATPGPFGTARMQPHLRQVLSSTGALVLPTQMHVARASEAFSPEGALKDPARQREVDALVAELVARVKG; this is encoded by the coding sequence ATGACGGCGCCTCGCATCCTCGCCATCAGTGGGACGCTGCGCACGGATGGCTTCAACAGACACCTTCTGGCGGCGGGGGTGGCGAAGGCGCGGGAGCTGGGCGCGGACGTGGATGTCCTGGACCTGAAGCTCCTGAACCTCCCCATCTACGACGGGGATGTGGAGGCTCAAGGGCTGCCCGCGTCCGTGGTGGAGCTGCGTGAGCGCGTGGCGCAAGCGCAGGGCTTCCTCATCTCCAGCCCGGAGTACAACTCGTCCATTCCCGGCGGCCTGAAGAACGCCATCGACTGGGCCTCCCGGGCGCCGGGCAAGCGCTTCCAGGGGAAGTGGGCCGCCATCATGGGCGCCACGCCAGGCCCCTTCGGCACCGCGCGCATGCAGCCGCACCTGCGTCAGGTGTTGTCCTCGACGGGGGCGCTGGTGCTGCCCACCCAGATGCATGTGGCGCGGGCCTCGGAGGCCTTCTCTCCCGAGGGCGCGCTGAAGGACCCGGCCCGGCAGCGGGAAGTGGACGCGCTGGTCGCGGAGTTGGTGGCGCGGGTGAAGGGCTGA
- a CDS encoding ROK family protein, translating to MATLGIDLGGTFARAAVVDEAGKMLASAKVALAERSPSSVVETIAEAASAAVRSAGVIVDACGVGAAAQIHKDSGVLSVAPNLGWRNVPLGQLLTDRLGQPVKVVNDLSAAAWGELHAGAGRGAQDLLVVFVGSGVGSAIISGGRLLDGAGGVAGELGHIKVVPGGRRCGCGEQGCLEAYTGGHNLIAQARELLEAGASPALAHLVGDDGAKLTPVTLEQAAEAGDAAAREVYERAAHFLALAVANQVTVLNPARLILGGGVLNHCPGIRRRVLEGVRAWASQTSREGLLIADAELGDDSGLIGAALLAA from the coding sequence GTGGCAACGCTTGGAATCGACCTGGGGGGGACGTTCGCCCGGGCCGCCGTGGTGGATGAGGCGGGGAAGATGCTCGCGTCGGCCAAGGTGGCCCTGGCCGAGCGCAGCCCCTCCAGCGTGGTGGAGACCATCGCCGAGGCGGCGTCCGCGGCGGTGCGCTCCGCGGGCGTCATCGTGGATGCCTGTGGCGTGGGGGCGGCCGCGCAGATTCACAAGGACTCGGGGGTGTTGTCGGTGGCCCCCAACCTGGGCTGGCGCAACGTGCCGCTGGGCCAGTTGCTCACCGACCGCCTGGGCCAGCCGGTCAAGGTGGTCAATGACTTGTCCGCCGCCGCGTGGGGTGAGCTGCACGCGGGCGCGGGGCGCGGCGCGCAGGACCTGCTGGTGGTGTTCGTGGGCTCGGGGGTGGGCAGCGCCATCATCTCCGGAGGCCGGCTGCTGGATGGTGCGGGCGGCGTGGCGGGAGAGCTGGGCCACATCAAGGTGGTGCCCGGAGGCCGGCGCTGCGGCTGCGGTGAGCAGGGCTGTCTGGAGGCCTACACGGGCGGGCACAACCTCATCGCCCAGGCGCGGGAACTCCTGGAGGCGGGAGCTTCCCCCGCACTGGCCCACCTGGTGGGAGACGACGGGGCAAAGCTGACGCCGGTGACGTTGGAGCAGGCGGCGGAAGCAGGCGACGCGGCGGCTCGGGAGGTGTATGAGCGGGCCGCGCACTTCCTGGCGTTGGCGGTGGCCAACCAGGTGACGGTGTTGAATCCCGCGCGTCTCATTCTGGGGGGAGGGGTGTTGAACCACTGCCCTGGGATTCGCCGCCGGGTGTTGGAGGGGGTGCGGGCGTGGGCGTCCCAGACGTCCCGTGAGGGGCTGCTCATCGCCGACGCGGAGCTCGGCGACGACAGCGGCCTCATTGGTGCGGCATTGCTGGCCGCGTGA
- the tpx gene encoding thiol peroxidase, with amino-acid sequence MAEFKNQVTYRGQPVTLEGEGQVQVGDVAPDFTAWKGFFESHRLSELKGQVVVLSVAPSVDTKVCAIQLRMFNQQATGLGPDVKVWYLSLDLPFALNRFTAAEGIQNVAVLSDYKEREFARKYGLYMKELGVLARSTFVVGRDGRVVFREVVPEMMREPDYDAALEAVRKAL; translated from the coding sequence ATGGCGGAGTTCAAGAACCAGGTCACCTACCGCGGACAGCCGGTGACGCTGGAGGGGGAGGGGCAGGTGCAGGTGGGGGATGTCGCGCCCGACTTCACCGCCTGGAAGGGGTTCTTTGAGTCCCACCGCTTGTCGGAGCTGAAGGGCCAGGTCGTCGTGCTGAGCGTCGCGCCCAGCGTGGACACCAAGGTGTGCGCCATCCAGTTGCGCATGTTCAACCAGCAGGCCACGGGGCTGGGGCCGGACGTGAAGGTCTGGTACCTGAGCCTGGACCTTCCCTTCGCCCTCAACCGCTTCACCGCGGCCGAGGGAATCCAGAACGTCGCCGTGCTGTCGGACTACAAGGAGCGCGAGTTCGCGCGGAAGTACGGCCTGTACATGAAGGAGCTGGGAGTGCTGGCGCGCAGCACCTTCGTGGTGGGCCGCGATGGCCGCGTCGTCTTCCGGGAAGTCGTCCCGGAGATGATGCGCGAGCCGGACTACGACGCCGCGCTGGAAGCCGTCCGCAAGGCGCTCTGA
- a CDS encoding helix-turn-helix domain-containing protein: MMMPSRPVGELLREWRQRRSLSQLDLAMRAEVSARHVSFLETGRSSPSRDMLLHLAEELDVPLRERNALLMAAGFAPAYPENSLEEPQMKAAREAVELVLSGHEPYPALAVDRHWHLVTANRAVGLLLEGIPAELLTPPLNVLRLSLHPEGLAPNILNLEQWRGHILARLQRQAAATADAKLAELLVELRGMGGGGGVPEVPDFTSMVVPLRVRTRLGVLSFISTTTVFGTPMDITLSELAIESFFPADAATGELLRQAAEAARRSELC; this comes from the coding sequence ATGATGATGCCGAGCCGTCCGGTGGGAGAGTTGCTGCGGGAGTGGCGCCAGCGCCGCAGCTTGAGTCAGTTGGATTTGGCGATGCGCGCGGAGGTGTCCGCGCGCCACGTGAGCTTCCTCGAGACGGGCCGTTCCTCGCCCAGCCGGGACATGCTGTTGCACCTGGCCGAGGAACTGGACGTGCCGCTGCGCGAGCGCAACGCCCTCTTGATGGCCGCGGGCTTCGCGCCCGCGTATCCGGAGAACTCGCTGGAGGAGCCTCAGATGAAGGCGGCCCGCGAGGCGGTGGAGCTGGTGCTGTCCGGGCATGAGCCGTACCCCGCGCTCGCGGTGGACCGGCACTGGCACCTCGTCACCGCGAACCGCGCGGTGGGGCTGCTGTTGGAGGGCATCCCCGCCGAGCTGCTCACGCCACCCCTCAACGTGCTGCGCCTGAGCCTGCACCCCGAGGGCCTGGCGCCGAACATCCTCAACCTGGAGCAGTGGCGCGGGCACATCCTCGCGCGGCTCCAGCGTCAGGCGGCGGCCACGGCGGACGCGAAGCTGGCGGAGCTGCTCGTGGAGCTTCGGGGAATGGGCGGCGGCGGCGGGGTGCCCGAGGTGCCGGACTTCACCAGCATGGTGGTGCCCCTGCGCGTGCGGACGCGGCTGGGCGTGTTGTCCTTCATCAGCACGACGACGGTGTTCGGCACGCCCATGGACATCACCTTGTCGGAGCTGGCCATCGAGTCTTTCTTCCCGGCCGATGCCGCGACGGGAGAGCTGCTGCGCCAGGCCGCCGAGGCGGCGCGGCGCTCCGAGCTGTGCTGA
- a CDS encoding cation-translocating P-type ATPase, translated as MHEPPPAAPGKDATTSSRGAVPWHALPPERVFEQLGSEAGGLTDEQARERLSRHGPNVLQRQKGEGALKLLWRQVNSPFIWVLIVSAVLAVALGKLTDGLVVAAVVVLNTLIGFVQEFRAGRAIEALSRMVPENATVVRGGSKRAVPAAELVPGDVVEVASGDKVPADMRLVTSRNLQVEEAALTGESVPAAKQPAAVEVDAELGDRRSVVFGGTLVTSGVATAVVVATGGATELGRISEMLRQATDLETPLTKALASIAKVITLAILIVSVVLLGVGLWRGYDFSEAVVLAITLAVAAIPEGLPAIVTIALAIGVQRMAARRAVIRKLPAVETLGSTTVICSDKTGTLTRNEMTVQALWTPVGRYTMTGVGYAPRGELRREGPPLSELMMPDDVRDLLLGGVLCNDASLDGRDGEWRMTGDPTEGALVVAAEKVGLGVEELRGRYRRVDAIPFESEHQFMATLHDDGRGGRLVFLKGAPEVVLARCSRNGRVSEAQVLAEVERLARRGMRVLAVASREMPGARNSLRPEDVEEGLGLLGLEGMMDPPREEAIEAVKACHQAGIVVKMITGDHLATAEAIGARLGLQEPGTPGVVGAKLEALSDAELEEVAERTHVFARVAPEHKLRLVRALQSRRHVVAMTGDGVNDAPALKQANIGVAMGITGTAVSKEAADIVLTDDNFASIAAAVEEGRRVYDNLIKSLAFVLPTNLGLALILLCAVAFFPFQDFGGGPVPLMAMRPTQLLWINLVATVTLALPLAFEAREPDVMRRKPRSPDAPVLSRFVVMRTGLVALLMAAGAMGLFFWEYTYELPHVGHARALAEAQTMAVNTVISFQIFYMVMCRTLTGSVRKVGLFSNPSVFMGVGVLVLLQLAFMYVPFMRDIFGTAPLSLASIVLSVLVGAVVLPAVGFEKWLRGRKDGGPVEQPREERTPPPGRPRERLPA; from the coding sequence ATGCACGAGCCGCCACCCGCCGCGCCTGGGAAGGACGCCACCACGTCCTCCCGCGGAGCCGTGCCCTGGCATGCGTTGCCACCCGAGCGGGTGTTCGAGCAGCTGGGCAGCGAGGCGGGAGGGCTGACGGATGAGCAGGCGCGAGAGCGGCTGTCCCGTCATGGGCCCAACGTGTTGCAGCGCCAGAAGGGCGAGGGGGCGCTGAAGCTGCTCTGGCGCCAGGTGAACAGCCCCTTCATCTGGGTGCTCATCGTCTCCGCGGTGTTGGCGGTGGCGTTGGGGAAGCTGACGGACGGGCTGGTGGTGGCGGCGGTGGTGGTGCTCAACACGCTGATTGGCTTCGTGCAGGAGTTCCGTGCGGGCCGGGCCATCGAGGCGTTGAGCCGGATGGTGCCGGAGAACGCCACCGTGGTGCGAGGGGGCAGCAAGCGCGCGGTGCCCGCGGCGGAGCTGGTGCCTGGGGACGTGGTGGAGGTGGCCTCGGGGGACAAGGTGCCCGCGGACATGCGGCTGGTCACCTCGCGCAACCTGCAGGTGGAGGAGGCCGCGCTCACGGGTGAGTCGGTGCCCGCGGCGAAGCAGCCCGCGGCCGTGGAGGTGGACGCGGAGCTGGGGGACCGCCGCAGCGTCGTCTTCGGCGGGACGCTGGTGACGTCCGGCGTGGCGACGGCGGTGGTGGTGGCCACGGGCGGCGCGACGGAGCTGGGGCGCATCTCGGAGATGCTCCGCCAGGCCACGGACTTGGAGACGCCGCTGACGAAGGCGCTGGCGAGCATCGCCAAGGTCATCACCTTGGCCATCCTGATTGTCTCCGTGGTTCTGCTCGGCGTGGGGTTGTGGCGCGGCTACGACTTCAGCGAGGCGGTGGTGCTGGCCATCACCCTGGCGGTGGCCGCGATTCCGGAGGGCCTGCCGGCCATCGTCACCATCGCGCTGGCCATCGGCGTGCAGCGCATGGCGGCCCGGCGCGCGGTCATCCGCAAGCTGCCCGCGGTGGAGACGCTGGGCAGCACCACGGTCATCTGCTCGGACAAGACGGGGACGCTCACCCGCAACGAGATGACGGTGCAGGCGCTGTGGACCCCCGTGGGGCGCTACACGATGACGGGCGTGGGGTACGCGCCTCGAGGCGAGTTACGCCGGGAGGGCCCGCCGCTCAGTGAGCTGATGATGCCCGACGACGTGCGGGACCTCCTGCTCGGAGGCGTGTTGTGCAACGACGCCTCGCTGGATGGGCGGGACGGCGAGTGGCGGATGACGGGAGACCCCACCGAGGGCGCGCTGGTGGTGGCGGCGGAAAAGGTGGGCCTGGGGGTGGAGGAGCTGCGCGGGCGCTACCGTCGGGTGGATGCGATTCCGTTCGAGTCCGAGCACCAGTTCATGGCGACGCTGCATGACGACGGGCGCGGCGGCCGGCTGGTGTTCCTGAAGGGCGCGCCGGAGGTGGTGCTGGCGCGCTGTTCCCGGAACGGGCGCGTGTCGGAGGCGCAGGTGCTCGCGGAGGTGGAGCGACTGGCGCGGCGGGGGATGCGGGTGTTGGCGGTGGCCTCGCGGGAGATGCCGGGGGCTCGGAACTCGCTGCGTCCGGAGGACGTGGAGGAGGGGCTGGGGCTCCTGGGATTGGAGGGGATGATGGACCCTCCGCGCGAGGAGGCCATCGAGGCGGTGAAGGCCTGTCACCAGGCGGGCATCGTCGTGAAGATGATTACGGGTGACCACCTGGCGACGGCGGAGGCCATCGGGGCGCGGCTGGGGTTGCAGGAGCCGGGGACGCCGGGCGTCGTGGGCGCGAAGCTGGAGGCGCTGAGCGACGCGGAGCTGGAGGAGGTGGCGGAGCGCACCCATGTCTTCGCGCGGGTGGCGCCGGAGCACAAGCTGCGGCTGGTGCGCGCGCTGCAATCGCGGCGGCACGTGGTGGCGATGACGGGGGATGGGGTGAATGACGCGCCGGCGCTGAAGCAGGCCAACATCGGCGTGGCGATGGGCATCACCGGAACAGCGGTGTCGAAGGAGGCGGCGGACATCGTCCTCACGGATGACAACTTCGCGTCCATCGCGGCGGCGGTGGAGGAGGGGCGGCGCGTCTACGACAACCTCATCAAGTCGCTGGCCTTCGTGCTGCCGACGAACCTGGGCCTGGCGCTGATTCTCCTGTGCGCCGTGGCGTTCTTCCCCTTCCAGGACTTCGGCGGTGGGCCGGTGCCGCTGATGGCGATGCGGCCAACGCAGTTGCTCTGGATAAACCTGGTGGCGACGGTGACGCTGGCGCTGCCATTGGCGTTCGAGGCGCGCGAGCCGGATGTGATGAGGCGCAAGCCGCGCAGTCCGGACGCGCCAGTGCTCAGCCGCTTCGTGGTGATGCGCACGGGCCTGGTGGCGCTGTTGATGGCGGCGGGCGCGATGGGGTTGTTCTTCTGGGAATACACCTACGAGCTCCCCCACGTGGGCCATGCGCGAGCGTTGGCCGAGGCGCAGACGATGGCCGTCAACACGGTCATCAGCTTCCAGATTTTCTACATGGTGATGTGCCGCACGCTGACGGGCTCGGTGCGCAAGGTGGGCCTGTTCAGCAATCCCTCCGTGTTCATGGGGGTTGGGGTGCTGGTGCTCCTGCAGCTCGCCTTCATGTACGTGCCCTTCATGCGGGACATCTTCGGCACGGCGCCGCTGTCGCTGGCGTCCATCGTGCTGTCCGTGCTGGTGGGCGCGGTGGTGCTGCCCGCGGTGGGCTTCGAGAAGTGGCTGCGAGGCCGCAAGGACGGAGGCCCGGTGGAGCAGCCTCGGGAAGAGCGCACGCCGCCTCCTGGACGGCCGCGCGAGCGGCTCCCCGCGTGA
- a CDS encoding DUF547 domain-containing protein: MDAPLPSRRRFLIPIVLLAALGALGVLYVRGMLPASVPSADKPFHYHDYAQVLRHVRADGDVDFSSIGRERADLDRFIESLASFSPHLREDVFPTSEDALAFWLNTYNALVLQQVVDGYPYLESVEQPWLGRFFWGRSWRVGGRRMTLWSLRHRILMGEFADPRVHLALFQATRGGPRMEGSHFQPEFLDAQLNEACRRFVGDKRNVRLDRGTLHLAKLFDTYREDFLAALPEGRRGNVLQFVWAFLPDTCEERPGCDTRADLDLACGPKLDRCNIVFEPEDTSLPDAATRAARTER, encoded by the coding sequence GTGGACGCCCCTCTGCCCTCACGCCGCCGGTTCCTGATTCCCATCGTGCTGCTCGCGGCGCTGGGAGCGCTGGGGGTGCTGTACGTCCGAGGCATGTTGCCCGCGTCGGTGCCCTCGGCCGACAAGCCCTTCCACTACCACGACTACGCCCAGGTGCTGCGACACGTGCGGGCGGATGGGGACGTGGACTTCTCCTCCATTGGGCGGGAGCGGGCGGACCTGGACCGGTTCATCGAGTCGCTCGCGTCCTTCTCCCCCCACCTGCGCGAGGATGTCTTCCCCACGTCGGAGGACGCGCTGGCGTTCTGGCTCAACACCTACAACGCGCTCGTGCTCCAGCAAGTCGTCGACGGGTATCCCTATCTGGAGAGCGTGGAGCAGCCGTGGCTGGGGCGGTTCTTCTGGGGCCGCTCGTGGCGCGTGGGCGGCCGGAGGATGACGCTGTGGTCGCTGCGTCACCGCATCTTGATGGGTGAGTTCGCCGACCCGCGCGTCCACCTGGCGCTCTTCCAGGCGACGCGAGGCGGCCCGCGCATGGAGGGCTCCCACTTCCAGCCGGAGTTCCTCGACGCGCAGCTCAACGAGGCGTGCCGCCGCTTCGTGGGCGACAAGCGCAACGTGCGGCTGGACCGGGGCACCCTGCACCTGGCGAAGCTCTTCGACACCTACCGCGAGGACTTCCTGGCCGCGCTGCCGGAAGGACGCCGGGGCAACGTGCTCCAGTTCGTCTGGGCCTTCCTGCCAGACACCTGCGAGGAGCGGCCGGGCTGCGACACCCGCGCGGACCTGGACCTGGCCTGCGGCCCCAAGCTCGACCGCTGCAACATCGTCTTCGAGCCGGAAGACACCTCGCTCCCGGACGCCGCCACCCGCGCCGCGCGCACCGAGCGCTGA
- a CDS encoding Gfo/Idh/MocA family protein — protein MGQSGLPERIRVGIIGANPTGGWAAFTHLPALQSLPGYRITAVSTTKQESASETARRFDVPHAFSRAEPLVEHPEVDLVVVSVRAPEHAKLVRLALAARKHVFCEWPLGVSLAETTELAALAREAKVRTVIGLQRRLAPGVLYLRDLLQEGYVGRVRSVTLQVSTPLLGERRPKSYEYTADATKGANVLVTMTAHFLDTVLAAVGGLSSVSALVTRQFERTTLVETGEVIPVTAPDQVLLSGTLASGAVLSAHIEAGKRNGGVIGCTITGTEGDLYLSQDLTVSGAKGDNTPLAPLPTPERYLWSAKGALGDDTHQVAQLHAAFARDVREGTSLAPGFEDAVKLHRLMETFVEVSASGVRRTL, from the coding sequence ATGGGCCAGTCGGGCTTGCCGGAGCGGATTCGGGTCGGAATCATTGGAGCGAACCCCACGGGGGGCTGGGCCGCCTTCACGCACCTGCCCGCGTTGCAGTCGCTGCCGGGGTATCGAATCACGGCGGTCAGCACCACGAAGCAGGAGAGCGCGAGTGAGACGGCGCGCCGCTTCGACGTGCCGCACGCCTTCTCCCGGGCGGAGCCGTTGGTGGAGCATCCCGAGGTGGACCTCGTGGTCGTCTCCGTGCGAGCCCCCGAGCACGCGAAGCTGGTGCGCCTGGCCCTCGCCGCGAGGAAGCACGTGTTCTGCGAGTGGCCGCTGGGTGTCTCGCTGGCGGAGACGACGGAGCTGGCGGCCCTGGCGCGCGAGGCGAAGGTGCGCACGGTCATCGGCCTTCAGCGGCGGCTGGCTCCCGGCGTGCTCTACCTGCGCGACCTGCTCCAGGAGGGCTACGTGGGGCGGGTGCGCTCGGTGACGCTCCAGGTGTCCACGCCGCTCCTGGGTGAGCGCAGGCCCAAGTCCTACGAGTACACGGCGGACGCGACGAAGGGGGCCAACGTGCTGGTGACCATGACGGCGCACTTCCTCGACACGGTGCTCGCGGCGGTGGGCGGACTGAGCAGCGTGTCCGCCCTGGTGACGCGGCAGTTCGAGCGGACGACGCTGGTCGAGACCGGAGAGGTCATCCCCGTCACCGCGCCGGACCAGGTGCTGCTGAGCGGAACCCTGGCGAGTGGCGCCGTGCTGTCCGCGCACATCGAGGCGGGCAAGCGCAACGGCGGCGTCATCGGCTGCACCATCACTGGCACCGAGGGCGACCTGTACTTGTCTCAAGACCTCACCGTGTCCGGCGCGAAGGGGGACAACACACCGCTCGCTCCGCTGCCCACTCCGGAGCGCTACCTCTGGAGCGCGAAGGGCGCGCTGGGCGACGACACGCACCAGGTGGCGCAGCTCCACGCCGCCTTCGCGCGAGACGTGCGCGAGGGCACTTCGCTGGCCCCAGGCTTCGAGGACGCGGTGAAGCTGCACCGGCTGATGGAGACCTTCGTGGAGGTCTCCGCCTCCGGGGTGCGTCGGACGCTGTAG
- a CDS encoding TetR/AcrR family transcriptional regulator — protein MPRPSVRDRLLAAGLETLRTQGFNGCGVQDITAAAGVPKGSFYNHFDSKEALGAAVVDQYMRVSDERLAPLQDTSLTPLRRLRVYFAAQVDMLVETKFECGCLLANFAAELADHSPLIRERVAASFAAWARRIEDVLREAQAAGEVAGDVSPDMLATFMLGAWEGAVLRARVEKARAPLDGFLWLAFDRSLSQGTPACTR, from the coding sequence ATGCCGAGACCTAGCGTTCGCGACAGGTTGCTCGCCGCCGGTCTGGAGACGCTGCGCACGCAGGGCTTCAACGGCTGCGGAGTCCAGGACATCACCGCCGCGGCGGGTGTGCCGAAGGGGTCCTTCTACAACCACTTCGACAGCAAGGAAGCGCTGGGCGCGGCGGTGGTGGACCAGTACATGCGCGTCAGCGACGAGCGCCTCGCGCCGCTCCAGGACACGTCGTTGACGCCGCTGCGCCGGCTGCGCGTGTACTTCGCCGCGCAAGTGGACATGCTCGTCGAGACGAAGTTCGAGTGTGGCTGCCTCCTGGCGAACTTCGCCGCGGAGCTGGCCGACCACAGTCCCCTCATCCGCGAGCGGGTGGCGGCCTCCTTCGCCGCCTGGGCTCGCCGCATCGAGGACGTGCTGCGCGAGGCCCAGGCCGCCGGGGAGGTGGCCGGGGATGTCTCGCCGGACATGCTCGCCACGTTCATGCTGGGGGCCTGGGAGGGCGCCGTGCTGCGCGCCCGCGTGGAGAAGGCGCGCGCGCCGCTGGATGGCTTCCTGTGGCTGGCCTTCGACCGCTCCCTGTCGCAGGGCACTCCCGCCTGTACCCGCTGA